TGGTTCCAATCTGGACCAAACGCTCGTTCTGATGAACTCGCAAAACCGTGACAAGGCAGAAGTTATCAATTCGTATGTATATCGTATGGGGATGTCACAGGGTGACTTTTCGTATGCTACCGCGGTTGGTCTGGGCGTCTCGATCGTGTCCGTTATTCTGTTGGTCACCGCGAACAAAATTACGAGCAAATTAAACGATAATCAATCTGTGCTGTAGAAGGAGGCATCCCGTGTGAATGGAAAGGTGGCTAAAGAAGATCTCGATAGTCGGATCTTTGATACCTTAAATATTATTTTACTCGCTATTTGTACTGTCGTTATTGTGGTTCCGCTCTGGAATGTCATTATCTCTTCTTTTAGCTCGGGCAAGGCTTTGGCGGAAGGCGGGTTCATCTTCTGGTCACCGGAGTTCTCGCTGGAGAATTATAGAGCCGTATTCAACGATTCGAACATCTGGCAAGCGTTCTTCATCTCCGTTTCCAAAACAACAATCGGAGTCGTTACACACGTATTCTTCTGTGCCATGGTCGGTTACGGTCTGAGCAAAAAGCACATACGTGGCCGTAAACTGTACGTAGCCATGGGAGTTATCACGATGTTCTTCTCTGGCGGAATGATCCCAACGTACTTATTGATCAAATCACTTGGCCTGCTCAACAGCTTCTGGGTGTACATTATTCCGGCATTGTTCAGCTTCTATGATGTCGTCATTCTGATGAATTTCTTCCGGAATGTACCGGATTCCCTGGAGGAGTCAGCCAAAATCGATGGTGCAGGAGACTGGCATATTTTCCTCAAAATCTTCATCCCGCTGTCCATGCCAGCGATGGCAACTATTGCATTGTTCAATGGAGTAGGGCAATGGAATGACTTTATGACAACTAAGTTGTACATTACCGATCAG
This window of the Paenibacillus marchantiae genome carries:
- a CDS encoding carbohydrate ABC transporter permease; the protein is MNGKVAKEDLDSRIFDTLNIILLAICTVVIVVPLWNVIISSFSSGKALAEGGFIFWSPEFSLENYRAVFNDSNIWQAFFISVSKTTIGVVTHVFFCAMVGYGLSKKHIRGRKLYVAMGVITMFFSGGMIPTYLLIKSLGLLNSFWVYIIPALFSFYDVVILMNFFRNVPDSLEESAKIDGAGDWHIFLKIFIPLSMPAMATIALFNGVGQWNDFMTTKLYITDQSLYPLQMMLYEIIVQSQTQSMQNVGGSAVIETTTKGVQLATIVITTLPIILIYPILQRYFISGMMLGAVKE